In a single window of the Papaver somniferum cultivar HN1 chromosome 8, ASM357369v1, whole genome shotgun sequence genome:
- the LOC113302149 gene encoding xaa-Pro dipeptidase-like — MDGNIIIGDVHEMMTESTGAVSMPHGLGHLLGIDTHDPGGYPKEIERPKEPGLKSLRTARDLREGMVSNLENKTFTANYIEIF, encoded by the exons ATGGATGGTAACATTATTATTGG TGACGTTCATGAAATGATGACTGAAAGCACAGGTGCTGTTTCTATGCCTCATGGTCTTGGGCATTTGTTAGGCATCGACACACATGATCCTGGTGGTTACCCTAAG GAAATAGAGAGGCCAAAGGAACCAGGATTGAAATCTTTGCGTACAGCTAGAGATCTCCGAGAGGGAATGGTTAGTAACCTAGAAAACAAGACATTCACAGCCAACTATATTGAAATCTTCTAG